The genomic window AGCTATATCTTCCCATAAAGGATCTTTCCTTCCACAGGACTTTCCCGGTCTTGTTATCACTTAAAGCAATATCAGCATATATCTGCATCCGGAATTCCTCGACATCCCTACGGTCATTATCTTCCTGGTCCTCGTTATAACTAAGTGGGTACTGCCGAAAGTCCACCAGTTCCCCCGTCAAGATAAGATCAGCGTTATCGCTGCTTTTTATCTTTAACGCCCCGTCAAAAATGAACTCCTGGATAACGGCTTTAGTGATATCTATCTCCAGTCCCGGGCGATACGAATA from Candidatus Omnitrophota bacterium includes these protein-coding regions:
- the lptE gene encoding LPS assembly lipoprotein LptE, producing the protein MFFRKISAMGVSLFLAQCVLFSGCGYQYGSILPAGQDSIHVDNFENKIGASGDVSDKRASYSYRPGLEIDITKAVIQEFIFDGALKIKSSDNADLILTGELVDFRQYPLSYNEDQEDNDRRDVEEFRMQIYADIALSDNKTGKVLWKERSFMGRYSYTVVGPNAESEETAIGKTVKDLADRIVERVVEDW